In Natronomonas halophila, one DNA window encodes the following:
- a CDS encoding ABC transporter ATP-binding protein, with product MSADDFEFETTSDTTDAGSTSTKQAQTVLETEGLKVSYGKVRALRGIDVTVREGEIVSLIGPNGAGKTTFANTVSGFLDYDGSVRYRDQEVARVGQKNLVNQGMIHCTEERDLFGYMDVEDNLELGGYLQDDHIIEERKEFVYDLFPRLDERREQNARSMSGGEQQMLAIGRALMGDPDLLILDEPTIGLAPVILQDIADALDPIQERGVTILLTEQNVTFALKHADRMYLLENGEAVKEGTPEELRGDDYIRESYLGG from the coding sequence ATGAGCGCCGACGACTTCGAGTTCGAAACCACCAGCGACACGACCGACGCTGGCAGCACGAGCACGAAACAGGCCCAGACCGTCCTCGAAACCGAGGGCCTGAAAGTCTCCTACGGGAAGGTTCGAGCGCTCCGCGGCATCGACGTCACGGTCCGGGAGGGCGAAATCGTCTCGCTTATCGGCCCCAACGGCGCCGGCAAGACCACCTTCGCGAACACCGTCTCCGGGTTCCTCGATTACGACGGGAGCGTCCGCTACCGCGACCAGGAGGTCGCCAGAGTCGGGCAGAAAAACCTCGTCAATCAAGGCATGATTCACTGCACCGAAGAGCGAGACCTCTTCGGCTACATGGACGTCGAGGACAACCTCGAGTTGGGCGGGTACCTCCAGGACGACCACATCATCGAGGAGCGCAAGGAGTTCGTCTACGACCTCTTCCCGCGCCTCGACGAGCGGCGCGAACAGAACGCCCGCTCGATGTCTGGCGGCGAACAGCAGATGCTCGCCATCGGCCGTGCGCTGATGGGCGACCCCGACCTGCTCATCCTCGACGAACCGACCATCGGGCTGGCGCCGGTCATCCTGCAGGACATCGCGGACGCGCTGGACCCGATTCAGGAACGGGGCGTCACCATCCTGCTGACCGAGCAGAACGTCACCTTCGCGCTGAAACATGCCGACCGGATGTACCTGCTCGAAAACGGCGAAGCCGTCAAGGAAGGCACGCCCGAGGAACTGCGGGGCGACGACTACATCCGCGAGTCCTACCTCGGCGGCTAA